From the genome of Cryptosporangium minutisporangium, one region includes:
- a CDS encoding SPFH domain-containing protein produces MTTDQPIVEMPAPQVREHRQDGLPGIPIAIALLVVLLASPAPIIIGAQNAPGAGPVALIVLGVVLALAALLGLCGLTPVAPGEARVVQLLGRYTGTIREAGLRWVNPITNRQKVSTRVRNHETELAKVNDADGNPIQIAAVVVWQVSDTAKAAFEVDDFVEFVAIQSETAVRHIANSYPYDAPEDQLSLRDNADEITGRLSAEIAARVTAAGVEVIESRITRLSYAPEIAQVMLQRQQANAVVAARTRIVEGAVGMVELALDRLAERGVVELDEERKATMVSNLLVVLCGDRGTQPIVNAGSLY; encoded by the coding sequence ATGACTACCGATCAGCCGATAGTGGAGATGCCCGCACCGCAGGTCCGCGAGCACCGGCAGGACGGCCTTCCGGGCATCCCGATCGCCATCGCCCTGCTGGTGGTCCTGCTGGCCTCGCCGGCGCCGATCATCATCGGTGCGCAGAACGCGCCGGGTGCCGGGCCGGTGGCACTGATCGTGCTCGGCGTGGTGCTGGCGCTCGCCGCGCTGCTCGGCCTGTGCGGCCTGACGCCGGTCGCACCCGGCGAGGCGCGAGTGGTGCAGCTGCTCGGCCGCTACACCGGCACGATTCGGGAGGCCGGCCTCCGCTGGGTCAACCCGATCACGAACCGGCAGAAGGTCTCGACCCGAGTGCGCAACCACGAGACCGAGCTGGCGAAGGTGAACGACGCCGACGGCAACCCGATCCAGATCGCCGCGGTCGTCGTGTGGCAGGTGTCCGACACCGCGAAAGCCGCGTTCGAGGTCGACGACTTCGTCGAGTTCGTGGCGATCCAGAGCGAGACCGCGGTTCGGCACATCGCGAACAGCTACCCGTACGACGCTCCGGAGGACCAGCTCTCCCTGCGCGACAACGCCGACGAGATCACCGGCAGGCTCTCCGCCGAGATCGCGGCCCGGGTCACCGCGGCGGGCGTCGAGGTGATCGAGTCGCGGATCACCCGGCTGTCCTACGCGCCGGAGATCGCCCAGGTCATGCTCCAGCGTCAGCAGGCCAACGCGGTGGTCGCCGCTCGTACCCGGATCGTCGAGGGTGCGGTCGGCATGGTGGAACTCGCGCTCGACCGGCTCGCCGAGCGTGGCGTCGTCGAGCTGGACGAGGAGCGGAAAGCGACGATGGTCAGCAACCTCCTCGTCGTCCTCTGCGGTGATCGGGGCACGCAGCCGATCGTCAACGCCGGCTCCCTGTACTGA
- a CDS encoding TMEM165/GDT1 family protein: MAGFFTALAVSFGVIFVAELGDKSQLMALTFATRFRALPVLIGITIATAIVHAVSVAVGYGLGSALPTGWIALIAALAFLAFGLWTLRGDTLTEEERTKAEKTTKSAVVAASVAFFLAELGDKTMLATITLATQYGWFGTWLGSTIGMVAADALAIVVGRQLGKHLPEKAIKYGAAALFFLFGAWLLVEAIVELT, translated from the coding sequence GTGGCTGGTTTTTTCACGGCGCTGGCCGTCAGCTTCGGCGTGATCTTCGTTGCCGAGTTGGGCGACAAGTCGCAGCTGATGGCGCTGACGTTCGCGACCCGCTTCCGGGCGCTCCCGGTACTCATCGGCATCACGATCGCCACCGCGATCGTGCACGCCGTCTCGGTCGCGGTGGGGTACGGGCTCGGCTCGGCGCTGCCGACCGGCTGGATCGCGTTGATCGCCGCGCTGGCATTCCTCGCGTTCGGGCTGTGGACGCTGCGCGGGGACACGCTCACCGAGGAGGAGCGCACCAAGGCGGAGAAGACGACCAAGTCCGCCGTGGTCGCGGCGTCGGTCGCGTTCTTCCTGGCCGAACTCGGCGACAAGACGATGCTCGCCACGATCACGCTGGCCACCCAGTACGGCTGGTTCGGCACCTGGCTCGGCTCGACGATCGGCATGGTCGCCGCCGACGCGCTGGCGATCGTCGTCGGTCGTCAGCTCGGCAAGCACCTGCCGGAGAAGGCCATCAAGTACGGTGCCGCCGCGCTGTTCTTCCTGTTCGGTGCCTGGCTGCTGGTGGAGGCGATCGTCGAGCTGACGTGA
- a CDS encoding STAS domain-containing protein translates to MMRDEVRIDGQRPEIDCAGAGLPPAAATVAVSELHGDDRQPDDPPEQVVTLVAFAGEIDLGTAPALGETVPSRTTDAAAVLLDLSAVTFLDSAGVRLLDNLVRLHEGRGTAVRLVAPEHGVARFTLTLCAFRSELIESTVAAARASLR, encoded by the coding sequence ATGATGCGGGACGAGGTGCGGATCGACGGTCAGAGACCGGAGATCGACTGTGCCGGCGCTGGCCTGCCGCCGGCTGCGGCGACCGTCGCGGTCTCCGAACTGCACGGCGACGATCGGCAGCCGGACGATCCGCCCGAACAAGTGGTCACGTTGGTGGCGTTCGCGGGTGAGATCGACCTGGGCACGGCCCCCGCGCTCGGCGAGACCGTCCCCAGCCGCACCACCGACGCGGCGGCCGTCCTGCTCGATCTCTCCGCGGTGACGTTCTTGGACAGCGCCGGCGTCCGGCTGCTGGACAACTTGGTGCGACTGCACGAGGGGCGGGGCACCGCGGTCCGCCTGGTCGCTCCCGAGCACGGCGTCGCCCGGTTCACGCTGACGCTCTGCGCGTTCCGGTCGGAACTGATCGAGTCCACGGTCGCCGCGGCCAGGGCCTCGCTGCGCTGA
- a CDS encoding acyltransferase family protein — MKSLTPEFTYRPGLDGIRALAVTAVLAYHLGAGWLPGGFLGVDVFFVLSGFLITTLLVTRAGPGGRVDLEDFLARRARRLLPAALLMVAVVAVVAAFTLPTHRLGAFRLDALWTVLQGANWRFVASGQSYVDEFAPPSPLRHAWSLAVEEQFYLAWPLIVALALRLRRGRFWLVLLAGVLALASAAWMRHLYAAPDPSRSYYGTDTRAHALLTGAVLALLLLGPGRERWARWLGRLAVPALLGLLVAAALVGDDWHGYYRGVGFVVALVAAGLVGAVAVAPDGPVGRLFALGPLPWIGRLSYALYLWHWPVYWWLDEVAVTTSGTPLDVPVVAVGAKLALTSALALASYRLVEKPLQGRWARRRRAPLTARALLPAPVAVVAVLGVVGVTTLRATPPLVAEPATPGSEPRVLAAAPSPRAVRLATAGDSVAKSLAPGLHRLATTRGWGYVDSAVSSCSVAALLMVESDGAPYAAGRRCPDVVPAMQRALVSDFDPTLILVHSRWETHPVRRADGAVVEPGTAAHVAHVRRQLTIALRRLTAGRAHVVLIEPIPLAESLCRRLGHSSATCRTQTRDPQAARYNALRRSTAAAFPGRVTVIGVTDLLCPGGECADEVGSRRPRPDGLHFSPEGAAWLAPQILRRAVDAGALG; from the coding sequence GTGAAGTCGCTCACGCCGGAGTTCACGTACCGGCCGGGGCTGGACGGTATCCGCGCATTGGCCGTCACGGCGGTGCTGGCCTATCACCTCGGTGCCGGCTGGCTGCCCGGCGGATTCCTCGGCGTCGACGTCTTCTTCGTCCTCTCCGGGTTCCTCATCACGACGCTGCTGGTCACTCGCGCCGGGCCGGGCGGACGGGTCGACCTGGAGGACTTCCTGGCCCGCCGGGCGCGCCGACTGCTGCCCGCGGCGTTGCTGATGGTCGCGGTCGTTGCGGTCGTCGCCGCGTTCACGCTGCCGACCCACCGGCTCGGCGCATTCCGCCTGGACGCGCTGTGGACCGTCCTGCAGGGTGCGAACTGGCGGTTCGTCGCGTCCGGCCAGTCCTACGTCGACGAGTTCGCGCCTCCGTCGCCGCTGCGGCACGCCTGGTCGCTCGCGGTCGAGGAGCAGTTCTACCTGGCCTGGCCGCTTATCGTCGCGCTGGCGCTGCGGCTGCGTCGAGGGCGCTTCTGGCTGGTGCTACTCGCCGGCGTCCTGGCCCTGGCGTCCGCGGCGTGGATGCGCCATCTCTACGCCGCGCCGGACCCGTCCCGCTCGTACTACGGCACCGACACCCGGGCGCACGCGCTGCTGACCGGCGCGGTCCTCGCGCTGCTTCTCCTCGGCCCGGGCCGGGAGCGGTGGGCGCGGTGGCTCGGACGGCTCGCGGTGCCGGCTCTGCTCGGGCTGCTCGTCGCGGCCGCGCTGGTCGGCGACGACTGGCACGGGTACTACCGGGGCGTCGGGTTCGTGGTGGCGCTGGTGGCCGCCGGGTTGGTGGGTGCGGTGGCGGTCGCCCCGGACGGGCCGGTGGGCCGCTTGTTCGCGCTCGGGCCGCTGCCGTGGATAGGGCGGCTGTCGTACGCGCTCTACCTCTGGCACTGGCCGGTCTACTGGTGGCTGGACGAGGTAGCGGTGACCACGTCCGGGACGCCTCTCGACGTGCCGGTCGTCGCCGTCGGCGCCAAGCTGGCGCTCACGTCGGCGCTCGCGCTGGCGTCGTACCGTCTGGTCGAGAAGCCACTGCAGGGCCGATGGGCCAGGCGGCGGCGCGCTCCGTTGACCGCGCGCGCACTCCTGCCGGCACCGGTGGCCGTCGTGGCCGTGCTCGGCGTCGTCGGCGTCACGACGCTGCGGGCGACCCCACCCCTGGTCGCCGAGCCCGCGACGCCGGGGTCCGAACCGCGGGTGCTGGCCGCCGCACCCTCACCGCGGGCCGTCCGCCTCGCGACCGCAGGCGATTCCGTTGCGAAGAGCCTCGCGCCCGGGCTGCATCGGCTCGCGACCACCCGCGGCTGGGGGTACGTCGACAGTGCGGTCAGCTCCTGCTCGGTCGCCGCGCTGCTGATGGTGGAGTCCGACGGCGCGCCGTACGCGGCCGGCCGCCGCTGCCCGGACGTCGTCCCGGCGATGCAGCGTGCCCTGGTCAGCGACTTCGACCCGACGCTGATCCTGGTGCACTCCCGGTGGGAGACCCACCCGGTCCGGCGCGCCGACGGAGCGGTCGTCGAGCCGGGTACCGCAGCGCACGTCGCACACGTGCGTCGCCAGCTGACGATCGCGCTGCGGCGGCTGACGGCCGGCCGCGCCCACGTCGTCCTGATCGAGCCGATCCCATTGGCGGAGTCGCTCTGCCGGCGGCTCGGGCACTCGTCGGCGACCTGTCGGACGCAGACCCGGGACCCGCAGGCCGCCCGGTACAACGCACTTCGCCGATCGACCGCCGCGGCGTTCCCCGGCCGGGTCACGGTGATCGGGGTGACCGACCTGCTCTGCCCCGGCGGCGAGTGCGCGGACGAGGTGGGGTCGCGCCGTCCCCGGCCGGACGGGCTGCACTTCTCGCCGGAGGGCGCCGCGTGGCTCGCGCCGCAGATCCTGCGCCGGGCCGTCGACGCGGGCGCACTCGGCTGA
- a CDS encoding SpoIIE family protein phosphatase, whose translation MPERPHPAAECLPAPAGSGRRRTATRARRRTPSEFADPVDDLAEPADDADPMTPTEGAESPLDQAPCGFVVTDPGGLITQVNRHFLTSTGYRADDLIGRLRFQDLLAPGHQIFYETHYSPLLLMQGSVREIAVDIKDARGERLPMLVNAVLDRDPAGEPRAIRTTVFGATDRRRYERELLAERQRAESSEERVRTLQRVAAELAAADDLAEVGRVLVDAALDAVDGDRAGLWLLDRNQIAKATEVDQALGNDGPAAVALSHHGLVQIAAVNIAEIGDLSRIPLPDPSEFNARRRGPVLFDSPQSVWDSHPMIATAMKRTNTGMLVVIPLDVGDHRVGVLAAGCTRSRQLDDDDRELLHALGRQGGQALERAALHAEARKAAERSDFLATTGRALEERVGLVERAQRLVELVTWEIADVASVEFLDTDGPRRLADARSLRCADTAVASPIGIEPGWAGDLITQVINGSRPKLLSERLPIGPTGPQPANWWLALPLRASGRTLGALVLGRYGRSFSVDEVTFCGEVAATAALALDNARRYEQEREVAFTLQRSLLAGGLPRRPGLRIATHYRPAMENLEVGGDWYDAFELQGEKIGVVVGDVVGRGLNAASAMGQLRSAIRALAGAGLGPAELLSHLDRFVVQFDAGRMATLVYLELTPRTGHVRYACAGHFPPLLVQGDEEARYLWDGRSTPLDAYAGQPGRSEAEITLLPGARLLLYTDGLIERRGRLIWRGLEMLREEIHKHRGSSAATLVNEIADSMLRDESSRDDVCLLALSLAESAPFEERVPADLTELTGVRNRLRDWLVDHDVDRHDGFAIVLACSEAIGNAIEHGYRNPSAATTGVVTVSASIVDERVDVTVRDGGMWQPRETPPDRGRGLMLMNRLMDEVTVDRGDGTTVTMSRRVRWVGP comes from the coding sequence ATGCCGGAGCGGCCACATCCGGCCGCCGAGTGCCTGCCCGCGCCTGCCGGGTCGGGTCGACGGCGGACGGCCACCCGGGCTCGACGCCGTACCCCCTCGGAGTTCGCCGATCCGGTCGACGACCTCGCCGAACCGGCCGACGACGCGGATCCGATGACACCGACCGAGGGTGCCGAAAGCCCGCTCGACCAGGCGCCGTGTGGCTTCGTCGTCACCGACCCCGGTGGCCTGATCACCCAGGTCAACCGTCACTTCCTGACGTCCACCGGGTACCGCGCCGACGACCTGATCGGCCGGCTGCGGTTCCAGGACTTGCTCGCACCCGGCCATCAGATCTTCTACGAGACCCACTACTCGCCGCTGCTGCTCATGCAGGGCTCGGTGCGGGAGATCGCGGTCGACATCAAGGACGCCCGGGGCGAGCGGCTCCCCATGCTGGTCAACGCCGTCCTCGATCGGGATCCCGCCGGGGAGCCGCGGGCGATCCGGACGACGGTCTTCGGCGCGACCGACCGGCGCCGGTACGAGCGGGAACTGCTGGCCGAGCGACAGCGCGCCGAGAGCTCCGAGGAGCGCGTCCGGACGCTGCAGCGCGTCGCCGCCGAGCTGGCGGCCGCCGACGACCTCGCCGAGGTGGGCCGGGTCCTGGTCGACGCCGCGCTCGACGCCGTCGACGGCGACCGCGCCGGACTCTGGCTGCTCGATCGGAACCAGATCGCGAAGGCCACCGAGGTCGACCAGGCGCTGGGCAACGACGGACCGGCCGCCGTCGCCCTCTCCCACCACGGGCTGGTGCAGATCGCCGCGGTGAACATCGCAGAGATCGGCGACCTGTCCCGGATCCCGCTCCCCGACCCGTCCGAGTTCAACGCCCGGCGCCGAGGTCCGGTGCTGTTCGACTCGCCGCAGTCGGTCTGGGACAGCCACCCGATGATCGCCACGGCCATGAAACGCACCAACACCGGCATGCTGGTCGTGATCCCGCTCGACGTCGGCGACCACCGGGTCGGCGTCCTGGCTGCGGGCTGCACCCGCAGCCGCCAGCTCGACGACGACGACCGCGAGCTGCTGCACGCCCTCGGCAGGCAGGGTGGGCAGGCGCTGGAGCGGGCCGCGCTGCACGCCGAGGCGAGGAAGGCGGCCGAACGGTCGGACTTCCTGGCGACCACCGGCCGTGCGCTGGAGGAGCGGGTCGGACTCGTCGAGCGGGCCCAGCGCCTCGTCGAGCTGGTCACCTGGGAGATCGCCGACGTCGCGAGCGTCGAGTTCCTGGACACCGATGGCCCCCGGCGGCTGGCCGATGCCCGGTCCCTGCGCTGCGCGGACACGGCGGTGGCCAGCCCGATCGGGATCGAGCCCGGCTGGGCGGGTGACCTGATCACCCAGGTGATCAACGGCAGCCGACCCAAACTGCTCTCCGAACGGCTACCGATCGGGCCGACCGGGCCGCAACCGGCCAACTGGTGGCTCGCGCTGCCCTTGCGAGCCTCCGGGCGCACGCTCGGCGCGCTGGTGCTCGGGCGCTACGGCCGGTCGTTCAGCGTCGACGAGGTGACGTTCTGCGGCGAGGTGGCGGCGACCGCCGCACTCGCCCTGGACAACGCCCGGCGCTACGAGCAAGAGCGAGAGGTCGCGTTCACGCTCCAGCGCAGCCTGCTCGCCGGCGGGCTGCCCCGACGGCCAGGTCTGCGGATCGCCACCCACTACCGGCCGGCGATGGAGAACCTCGAGGTCGGCGGCGACTGGTACGACGCGTTCGAGCTCCAGGGCGAGAAGATCGGCGTCGTCGTCGGGGACGTCGTCGGACGAGGGCTGAACGCGGCCAGCGCGATGGGCCAGCTCCGGAGCGCGATCCGCGCGCTCGCCGGAGCCGGGCTCGGCCCGGCCGAGCTACTCAGCCACCTCGACCGGTTCGTCGTCCAGTTCGACGCCGGCCGGATGGCCACGCTGGTGTACCTGGAGTTGACCCCGCGGACCGGACATGTCCGCTACGCGTGTGCCGGGCACTTCCCGCCGCTGCTGGTCCAGGGCGACGAGGAGGCCCGGTACCTCTGGGACGGGCGGTCGACGCCGCTCGACGCCTACGCCGGGCAGCCCGGCCGGTCGGAAGCGGAGATCACGCTGCTCCCCGGCGCGCGGCTGTTGCTCTACACCGACGGTCTGATCGAGCGGCGCGGCCGGCTGATCTGGCGCGGCCTGGAGATGCTCCGCGAGGAGATCCATAAGCACCGCGGCTCGTCGGCGGCCACGCTCGTGAACGAGATCGCCGATTCGATGCTGCGTGACGAGAGCAGCCGCGACGACGTCTGCCTGCTCGCGCTGTCGCTGGCCGAGTCGGCCCCGTTCGAGGAGCGGGTCCCCGCGGACCTGACGGAGTTGACCGGCGTCCGCAACCGGCTGCGGGACTGGCTGGTCGACCACGACGTCGATCGGCACGACGGCTTCGCGATCGTCCTGGCCTGCTCGGAAGCGATCGGCAACGCGATCGAGCACGGGTACCGCAATCCGTCGGCGGCCACCACCGGCGTGGTGACGGTCTCCGCGTCGATCGTCGACGAGCGTGTCGATGTCACGGTCCGCGACGGCGGGATGTGGCAACCTCGGGAGACACCGCCCGACCGCGGGCGGGGACTCATGCTGATGAATCGGCTGATGGACGAGGTGACAGTCGACCGCGGAGACGGTACGACAGTGACGATGTCGCGCCGGGTGAGATGGGTGGGGCCATGA
- a CDS encoding winged helix-turn-helix domain-containing protein has protein sequence MSSDAASPTQLTAHPVRTALLELLADGSVTANQAARQLGESSGSCSFHLRQLARAGLVEEAPVPPGSGPGRRRPWRLRREPTARPAADGEWDPLLRELEDEGYRRWLAGRDQVDPRWRADEATSHVLWLTPEEMTAVAAAVRAVAARFADRERADDRPPDARPVALVSRVFPLLPPSDAGDTADPSPRDPLTEREDR, from the coding sequence ATGTCCTCGGACGCCGCCTCCCCGACGCAGCTCACGGCTCATCCGGTGCGGACGGCGCTCCTGGAGCTCCTGGCCGACGGGTCGGTGACCGCGAATCAGGCCGCCCGGCAGCTCGGCGAGAGCTCCGGGTCCTGCTCCTTCCACCTGCGGCAGCTCGCCAGAGCAGGCCTGGTGGAGGAAGCGCCAGTTCCGCCCGGCAGCGGACCCGGACGACGTCGCCCGTGGCGGTTGCGCCGCGAGCCGACCGCCCGCCCGGCCGCCGACGGTGAGTGGGATCCGCTGCTCCGGGAACTGGAGGACGAGGGGTACCGCCGCTGGCTCGCCGGGCGGGATCAAGTCGACCCGCGGTGGCGCGCGGACGAGGCCACGAGCCACGTGCTCTGGCTGACGCCGGAGGAGATGACCGCGGTGGCGGCGGCCGTCCGGGCGGTGGCGGCCCGGTTCGCCGATCGGGAGCGGGCGGACGACCGGCCGCCGGACGCGCGTCCGGTCGCGCTGGTCTCCCGGGTGTTCCCCCTGCTCCCACCGTCCGATGCCGGCGACACCGCCGACCCATCTCCGAGAGACCCGTTGACGGAGCGAGAGGACCGCTGA
- a CDS encoding QsdR family transcriptional regulator, with protein MAERSAPVLPARGPADVVALATRAYLDGEPVDMSALAHQLGIGRATLYRWVGNREELLAVVLAEATERTFRSAERSAQNGQGPGAGGPEYVVDVLARFMRAVLAAPGLKALTQREPMVFIRLATMPGAIEDRAAALVEELLEQERAAGRLTLPLPITALAVAIVRVCDFHMYAHLLGRGAPEVETALAIVRVLVGAPTADGG; from the coding sequence GTGGCCGAGCGATCCGCGCCGGTGCTCCCTGCCCGAGGCCCCGCCGACGTCGTCGCGCTGGCCACCCGTGCGTATCTCGACGGCGAGCCGGTCGACATGTCGGCGCTCGCACACCAACTGGGCATCGGGCGGGCCACGCTCTACCGCTGGGTCGGCAACCGGGAAGAGCTGCTCGCGGTCGTGCTGGCCGAGGCGACCGAGCGGACGTTCCGCTCTGCGGAGCGATCGGCCCAGAACGGCCAGGGCCCCGGCGCGGGCGGTCCGGAGTACGTCGTCGACGTGCTGGCGCGGTTCATGCGCGCGGTACTGGCCGCACCCGGACTCAAGGCCCTCACCCAGCGCGAACCGATGGTGTTCATCCGGTTGGCGACGATGCCGGGTGCGATCGAGGATCGCGCGGCCGCGCTCGTCGAGGAACTGCTGGAGCAGGAACGGGCGGCCGGGCGGCTGACCCTGCCGCTCCCGATCACGGCGCTCGCGGTCGCGATCGTTCGGGTGTGCGACTTCCACATGTACGCGCACCTGCTCGGCCGGGGCGCCCCGGAGGTGGAGACCGCGCTGGCGATCGTGCGGGTCCTCGTGGGCGCACCCACCGCCGACGGCGGCTGA
- a CDS encoding LCP family protein has protein sequence MGLIVGVALLLVSVGTIGAAWAISARYEKNIKRADLLGDVPTTQRTDGTGSSYDPGDDIVGPLNFLVLGSDSRLADPSVQANTVGERSDTMMLVHVTADLGSAYVVSIPRDAYVDIPAGGTWQGGKNKINAAFSYGGAPLAAKAVYDLTGLPLDGAVVVDFNGVRTMVNAVGGVRVCTTYTVRSIHTNRVWRAGCNHMGGDSALDFMRQRYSVPGSDFGRIHNQQIVLKALLDKAVSGGTLTNPLRFDSFLRAATSAITVDDSMDVEGLAFALRGLRPGDLTFETLPYSSESLWTPYGTAVQVDEEATAAMFAAINADRLPEWKASRQAAPTSLIGGDPAVVPSPSIAD, from the coding sequence GTGGGCCTCATCGTGGGGGTCGCGCTCCTCCTGGTTTCGGTCGGCACGATCGGTGCCGCCTGGGCGATCAGCGCGCGGTACGAGAAGAACATCAAACGCGCGGACCTGCTGGGCGACGTCCCCACGACGCAGCGCACCGACGGCACCGGCTCGAGCTACGACCCCGGCGACGACATCGTCGGCCCGCTCAACTTTCTGGTGCTCGGCTCCGACTCCCGGCTGGCCGACCCGTCGGTCCAGGCGAACACCGTCGGCGAGCGCTCCGACACGATGATGCTCGTCCACGTCACCGCGGACTTGGGCAGCGCGTACGTGGTGTCGATTCCCCGGGACGCGTACGTCGATATCCCGGCCGGCGGCACCTGGCAGGGCGGCAAGAACAAGATCAACGCCGCGTTCTCGTACGGCGGCGCCCCGCTGGCGGCGAAAGCCGTCTACGACCTCACCGGTCTCCCTCTCGACGGCGCGGTCGTCGTCGACTTCAACGGCGTCCGGACCATGGTGAACGCGGTCGGCGGCGTCCGGGTCTGCACCACGTACACGGTCCGGTCGATCCACACGAACCGGGTTTGGCGGGCCGGCTGCAACCACATGGGCGGCGACTCGGCGCTGGACTTCATGCGCCAGCGGTACTCGGTGCCGGGCAGCGACTTCGGCCGGATCCACAACCAGCAGATCGTGCTGAAGGCGCTGCTGGACAAGGCCGTCAGCGGCGGCACGCTGACCAACCCGCTCCGGTTCGACTCGTTCCTCCGCGCCGCCACCAGCGCGATCACCGTGGACGACAGCATGGACGTCGAAGGGCTGGCGTTCGCGCTGCGTGGCCTGCGACCGGGCGACCTGACGTTCGAGACGCTCCCGTACTCCAGCGAGTCCCTGTGGACGCCGTACGGCACGGCGGTCCAGGTCGACGAAGAGGCCACCGCAGCGATGTTCGCCGCGATCAACGCCGACCGCCTACCGGAGTGGAAGGCCTCCCGCCAAGCCGCGCCGACCAGCCTCATCGGCGGCGACCCGGCGGTGGTACCGAGCCCGTCGATCGCGGACTGA
- a CDS encoding alpha/beta hydrolase has translation MSILSRNNVSVTGRETGPAMVFAHGFGCDQTMWRYLTPAFADRYRIVLFDYVGHGKSQLAAYDARRYDSLGGYAQDVLDVLDELDISSAVFVGHSVSSMIGALAAIEQPDRFESLVMVGPSPRYLNDASAGYVGGFEPDDLRGLLDSMESNYLGWSSAIAPAIMGNGDRPELGEELTNSFCRTDPSIAQQFARVTFLGDNRADLPKVPVRSLVLQCTADVIAPEVVGEYVHENLPESKYVLLSATGHCPHLSAPAETIAAMHDFC, from the coding sequence ATGAGCATCCTGAGCAGGAACAACGTGTCGGTGACTGGCCGTGAGACCGGTCCGGCGATGGTCTTCGCGCACGGTTTCGGATGCGACCAGACGATGTGGCGGTACCTCACACCGGCGTTCGCCGACCGGTACCGGATCGTGCTGTTCGACTACGTCGGCCACGGCAAGTCGCAGCTGGCCGCGTACGACGCTCGCCGGTACGACTCCCTCGGCGGATACGCCCAGGACGTGCTGGACGTCCTCGATGAGCTGGACATCTCGTCGGCGGTGTTCGTCGGACACTCGGTGAGCTCGATGATCGGCGCGCTGGCCGCGATCGAGCAGCCGGACCGATTCGAGAGCCTGGTCATGGTGGGGCCGTCTCCGCGCTACCTCAACGATGCATCAGCCGGATACGTCGGCGGATTCGAGCCGGACGACCTACGCGGTTTACTCGACTCGATGGAGAGCAACTATCTCGGGTGGTCGAGTGCGATCGCTCCAGCGATCATGGGTAACGGTGACCGTCCAGAGCTCGGCGAGGAGCTGACCAACAGCTTCTGCCGTACCGATCCCTCGATCGCCCAGCAGTTCGCACGGGTCACGTTCCTCGGCGACAACCGTGCTGATCTCCCGAAGGTGCCGGTCCGATCGCTGGTGCTCCAGTGCACGGCAGACGTCATCGCCCCGGAGGTGGTGGGCGAGTACGTCCACGAGAACCTGCCGGAGAGCAAGTACGTGCTGCTCTCCGCGACTGGCCACTGCCCGCACCTCAGCGCACCGGCCGAGACGATCGCCGCCATGCACGACTTCTGCTGA
- the def gene encoding peptide deformylase, producing MESSTQTGSGSVILPPRGADGLLPIVVTGQPVLHRPAAPVEVFDDALAELVEQMTASMKAAPGAGLAGPQVGVGLRLFTYDCGPGRRGHVVNPVLERLSAGLEEENEGCLSIPGLRFPTPRASRVRVTGVDVDGNAVDVVGEGYLARCFQHEVDHLDGVLYVERLGGKVRKQALKDIRSASWNGTPSLEPSRTG from the coding sequence ATGGAGAGCTCGACCCAGACCGGCAGCGGATCGGTGATCCTGCCACCCCGAGGGGCGGACGGCCTGCTGCCGATCGTCGTCACCGGGCAACCGGTTCTGCACCGGCCGGCCGCGCCGGTCGAGGTGTTCGACGACGCGCTCGCCGAACTGGTCGAGCAGATGACGGCGTCGATGAAGGCCGCCCCGGGTGCCGGGCTGGCGGGACCGCAGGTCGGCGTCGGTCTGCGCTTGTTCACCTACGACTGCGGGCCGGGACGGCGCGGACACGTGGTGAACCCGGTGCTGGAGCGGCTCTCCGCCGGGCTGGAGGAGGAGAACGAGGGATGCCTGTCGATCCCCGGTCTGCGCTTCCCGACGCCCCGGGCGTCGCGAGTCCGCGTCACCGGGGTCGACGTGGACGGCAACGCGGTCGACGTCGTCGGTGAGGGATACCTCGCGCGGTGCTTCCAGCACGAGGTGGACCACCTGGACGGCGTCCTCTACGTCGAGCGGCTCGGCGGCAAGGTCCGCAAGCAGGCGCTCAAGGACATCCGGTCGGCGTCCTGGAACGGCACGCCGTCCCTGGAGCCGTCGCGCACCGGATGA